In Gemmatimonadaceae bacterium, one genomic interval encodes:
- a CDS encoding metallophosphoesterase: MRAAILRVAASALCAITLGACRDHTPTRPLHPDTSVVQARSTIERDPGAWLDRYLHHRKAPRTGDPAVLAGAGDIARCYPGEDVTQFQRPGPDNPAAQTARLLDAMPGATVMAVGDNAYEFGSPADYAGCYQPTWGHLRDRTRPATGNHEYLTPGALGYFQYFGRRSHPPLGYYSYDLGSWHVVVINSTTQEYLCWPPELTEFPPGFPQLPMPAQPGPAAGRACAGDVAQQTWLASDLAAHRNATCTIAYFHHPRFSSGMHGDQYQMQKMWDIMYAAGVDVVVSGHDHMYERFAPQDPDGNADPAKGIRQFTVGTGGAEFYDVSVRQPNSEVLINTVHGVLALALDAGQYAWSFVAVDHTIRDSGGGTCH, encoded by the coding sequence GTGCGTGCTGCAATCCTCCGAGTCGCCGCGTCGGCACTCTGCGCCATCACGTTAGGCGCCTGTCGTGACCACACGCCCACTCGTCCGTTGCACCCCGACACCAGCGTTGTGCAGGCGCGCTCGACGATCGAGCGCGATCCCGGCGCGTGGCTGGATCGATATCTCCACCACCGGAAGGCTCCGCGCACCGGGGATCCGGCAGTACTCGCGGGCGCCGGCGACATCGCTCGATGCTATCCGGGCGAGGACGTCACTCAATTCCAGAGGCCTGGTCCCGACAATCCCGCAGCGCAAACCGCGCGTCTCCTGGACGCGATGCCCGGCGCAACGGTCATGGCCGTCGGCGACAACGCCTACGAATTCGGCTCTCCGGCAGACTACGCCGGTTGCTACCAACCGACGTGGGGCCATCTTCGCGATCGCACGCGTCCGGCGACGGGGAATCACGAATACCTGACGCCGGGCGCGCTCGGCTATTTCCAGTACTTCGGTCGGCGCAGCCACCCGCCGCTCGGATATTACAGCTACGATCTCGGAAGTTGGCACGTGGTGGTCATCAACAGCACGACGCAGGAATATCTCTGTTGGCCACCGGAGCTCACCGAGTTTCCGCCAGGGTTTCCTCAACTACCAATGCCCGCGCAGCCCGGGCCGGCAGCTGGTCGCGCATGTGCCGGTGACGTCGCGCAACAGACCTGGCTAGCGAGCGACCTCGCGGCACATCGCAACGCCACGTGCACGATCGCGTATTTCCATCACCCGCGCTTCAGCTCCGGCATGCACGGCGATCAGTATCAGATGCAGAAGATGTGGGACATCATGTACGCCGCTGGAGTCGACGTCGTCGTTTCCGGACACGATCACATGTATGAGCGCTTCGCGCCGCAGGACCCCGATGGAAACGCGGATCCGGCAAAAGGGATTCGCCAGTTCACTGTCGGTACGGGCGGCGCCGAGTTTTACGATGTGAGCGTTCGGCAACCGAACAGCGAAGTGTTGATCAACACCGTGCATGGCGTACTCGCGCTAGCGCTCGATGCCGGGCAGTACGCGTGGTCGTTCGTCGCTGTCGATCACACCATCCGCGACTCGGGCGGTGGGACGTGCCATTGA